The DNA segment TGGAGTTCCGCCATAAGTTGTACACCGCTGCGGGCCTGGAACTCTACCCGCGAGCGCCCATTCTTGGTCTGGATGTTGCCGCCCTTGTGGGAAAGCGACTTGACACCGAGGTTGTCCGAGAGCGGCTTCTGGCCCAAAGACCCGTCGCTCACGTTCGGAAATGGAGCATTGTTGACATTCTTGCCTTCGCTCTTAATCAGGTAGTTAAGCACGTTTGGTGCCACACCCTCTTTCCCAGCATCGTCGGCGAACAGTTTAAGAGCGTACTCGCCGCCCTGAGGCAACCGGATGTTCACAACAGCCTCTCCATTCTCCAACCGCGTCACTGCGTAATTGCTCAACGTCGCTTCATCAATTAGAGCATGTTTCAGCATCTGATGAAGCTGTATATTCTTCTCCGCTGCCAACCGAATTTCGACATTTCCATCTTTGGTAACAATGATGGCACCGTCGTGCGTAATAGGTTTAAGCCCGGCTTCTTTCGCGTTTGCTCCGGGGCCCCAGCCGATGGGAGGCACATCCGGTAGTGGCAAACAATTCTTTTTAGCCTCATTGCACTGTATTATGTACGTACATGCCAAGTCAAAAATGTCCGACTCAATCACATCCAACCCAAACACATCCATCTTAAACTTACCCTTAAGCGGGAACCTGATTGTGAACCTAAGCAGGTTGGCCGTGTGCTCAAACATGACGAACCTATCGAGTAGCAAGTCTTCCTCGTCCGGGTTACGGGACTTCTGACCCTGGTACAGCATGTACTTGAACCGCGAGTTCTCGCTCTGTTTCACGGGCAACGAGAATACCAGCTCGATCTCGCCGTCCTTGGCGGTGAGGAGACACTTGTCATGGCTGTTGGGCATCAACTTCATGCCAAGGTAGTGGAAGCGTTCCCGGATATACACGTGGTCTTCGAACTCCTTCTGGCTGACAGGGCGGTCCAGCAGCTGCCACTGCACCTCATCCGGGAAGTGGGTCCAGATGATTTTGTCGGGGTCCGGGAAGAAATAAAACTCGTTGATCCTGTGTTGCGTCGTTCCTTCCGATGACTCCTCGTCCTCCTGAAAGTACGGGTAAAATTGATTTAGAATTGGCATGTTGGGCattaaacattgatatatatcGTGCAAGTATTTTAAAAGCGCTGCGTGagcatttatatattaaaaagtacAGAAAATGTGCTTTGAATGCGGCTTTAAAACAATAAGGGTAGTGCCTCAAATACTGTGGTTACTGAATTGTTTCAGCGGCCTGACTTTAAACTTCTTTTAGCACGCAAAAGCTAACCAACCTGTGTCACGTTTCCGTCTGAATCCACAAGCGTCCACTCGCCCGTTTTGCGGCCGACGACACACGCAGACGCCCAAAAGGCATCCAGGAAGCGCCAGTCGTcattcacgtacacggcgttcCACTGCGCGCCCATTGACTTCCGGTCTACGCGCCCTCCAATGTCATAAGCGGCGCTCTTGTTCATACCGCTGATGATGACACACGGGATTCCCGCCATTCTGATTTTGAAAACATGCGTTATTTATACTTCTGCTCAGTATAGATTTTTAGATACTTTTGACTTCTCCATatacgtacatgtatgtacatataaacaattagAATACTGGCCCCGATTTATCCAAACACATTTAGCTTAACAGGTTTAAGTTGCCGAtatcaattagccaaaatatatacttaaagtggatttgaataaatgaaaaatggtaaattgtgattatcataaagatacttcctatctaaagtataaaaacccTTTAAGAAGTAAACATTTCCCAAATTATTgtcaaacaaaaatagtgagcttagcttaatcctgttataagagacttgagaagtttcgagaaattggaacCTGCGTAACAAAATCATGATAATAAGGCACTCGTATATGACATGTTTGTGAACTAATATAATTAAGAgcaattgataatttaaattgaaactgGAAGTAAACGATACATGAGAGAAACGTGCACgatcaacaaaatacacataatacTAACTGGCAGAGTCCGGAGATGAGGTGGGCATGGTTGCCCATGTTACACTGTATCTTGGTGAAGTACTCGAGGGGGGAGTGTGTTGGTGGCACGCCGTCCACCTTCAGGTTGTACACGTCGATGGAGGTGACCCAAAGGAAGATGGCTCGCACCTTGCACAGGTCGTCCCATCTGTCGTGACTCCGGGTCAGATACTTGATCAGCTCATTAAAGTTGCCGACCAGCAGTTTCGGCGGGGCCTGGTTGGTGGTGGGGCGAAacatattacttttaaaaaaaaatcatggacTCGTTCACAGTTTTATGTCGGCAACATTCTTCACGTTTAACGAACAAACGTTACTAACGTTATTCGGCAAGTAAGAAGCATTTTCTGttcgtttaaatatttttcagttacaaAATATCTCATATATTTAGGAGCGTGTCACATGAAGTTTGTCGATGTCTGAGTCTATAAAACGGGAACGAGTGccttttgtgtaaaatattattacgTATTTAGTGCAATTTGTTGTTAACTCTGAAACATTGATTCATACTACATCTTGGACACCCATCGTCTCAAGAAATGCATCGCTATAACAAGATATTTGACACGAGACGTATTTAGTCAAGATAGCGCACATGTATAAAAGATTCTTGCATGTTGTTGAAGTCATTTGCCAGAATGTACGTCAGCCTTGTTAAAGACCATTTAAAGTCGTATGAAAAGGACATTGATACCGACCAACCCATTGCTTTTTATTACTATACTCTATATTCCATTATCATATAAATGGCTAAACATTAGGACATACGAGATACTAGTGGAGGTAAGGAGTCACCAGTTCATGTTATAACATTCACCTTAAGTTCACCTATATTGACGTTGGCATGAATTATGAATGAACTGAAACATAAACAGTTCCAGCGCTGTTTATGGTGGTTTCCATTTGGCATTCAGTACTTGGATATATACACTTTTCATTATCagatttgtgttttaaatatctAATCTGATCTCTTTTatagtataaaacaatatttgtgatCTACTTCATTTTGACAGAGACGATTTAAGAccttaacaaaaaatgtttacttatacacaaatttgttttcaagaGGACTTAAAATTTAACTACTACTTCAATTACGTATAGGATCTACCCGTTTGTCAACAACATGAACTATTATGTCGGACCGTCTATACCACTTTTGATTATAGGGTCACTTGTACTTATAAGCAGTTGTTTGCGGCGTTGGGGAGAGGAAGACCAATCATTGTCGTCGGCGGCGTTTCAGTCATTGTTGTCGTTATGGTCAGTACCAAGTGACACTAATACGACACTGGTTTGACATATGTATGTCATTATTATGTCATTGGTATAGCATTACTATAACCGTGATATGACATTAGTTTTTCTTTGGTTTGATATTAGTATTCCTATGGTTTGACGTTAGTATGGCCTTAATATGACATAAGTATGGCATTGGTTTGGCCTTGGTATTTCATTAGTATGACATTTCAATGGCCTTAATATGACATTGATATGACATTGTTAAGGCCATAGTATGGGATTAACATGACATTAGAATGGCATTGGTATGTCATAAGTATGACATTGGTAtgacattaataaaacattataaaaacatgtgtCTGGCAAAAGTATGACATTGATATGACATAAGTTTGACATGAGTATGACATTGGTATGGCATTGGAATTACTCACATTCAGAACATAGTCGTCCACCTCCTTGTATCTCTCCAGGGAGAAGATATCTGGTTTCATAGTCCGCGGGGGTCGGGGCGGGGGGATTTGGGAGCGGTGATAGTTGGGAGGGTCCCCAGCTTGTCCACCCCCACGGGAGCCCTGAAATAACGAGGTCAATGGGGGGTTATGACGAGAAGAGAGAGTCAAATTAAGTTCAGaaacataataacatttataatatagaTTTTTGTTTAAGTTCAATTATAAATTGTAGTTAATGTAATACTACATATTACCTCTAGATTTGAGAAAGTCCAAAGTGTCTTAAACGATGCGAGTGGCATATACTTTTGATGCTATATTGCTTTAGATAAAACGCAAATGCCTCCATTTTCAGAAAGACTGCTTATAAATACGGAGTTACTTAATTAACATATGTTTCAGTACATTCACAATTGTTGTATGTGGGCATTGCAGGTATGGTTTCACTGTGGATACaagaaatgtatacatgtatcttgtCATCGGATGGAATTAACCAGTTTTACCAGTATTAAAAGTCTGATGAAaacttaataatgttatttgaaaaattacGACAAACAAACGATAGAATTATGAGTCAATGTATACGAATAAGAAAGGATAAATTACAAACACCATCTCCACAACACAGTGAACAACATGGTTACGAAACGGGGCAAGTCTTAGTTCGGACTAATGACACAGCACATTTTGTATAATGTAGTTTTCCTCCAAGCGGTATAAAGATCTATGAATATTACCACTTATAAATGGTCTTGTTATCACGGAACagatatattgaaacaatgttgtgtaaataaatgttttttaacacTTTAAGAGTGTTCTTATCTAGGAATGGGACTAGATTTCGGCTTCACACCTTTAGTAACATAGGCCCTGGATCCCGGAttggatttatttaaaaaaaatcagtagtTATATGCACTTTGCGATTCTTGCAAGACGATACAACATCGCCGATGATGTTCATTGTTTTGCAATTCAAGATTGGTactaatatcattatttattgtcaatgacctgttaaaagatatataatagaaaaatgcgagagtggtctagtgatattgCTGTCGCTCAAAGGAGATAATGGTCGAAGACAAGCAGGAGAATTGTACTCCTGGCCTCTCAAGGACACCAATAATGGTTTCCCGTCAGAAAACGAGAGCAATTAATATCACATTATAGCTGTTTTCACAATAAAGctacaatataaaaataaattataaataaaataactaaagaATAATGAAAAGTCGATATGATGTGTTTATGCAATTTGGAGTTCAGGTACAAAAGAAATCGTTATAAATGCATGTCTTATTTCGCTATCCTTTTCATGTGCACGTGCAAAAGCTAGGTATATGAAttaccaaattaatgtttcattaaatCACTCAATGTGTCgtataatatttaattactgTTACGAATACTCCTTTCAGTTTGAACATAATTGATGCTAAACAACTTTCCAAAATCGGGATTTATACACTTCtcaaatttgcatttaattgcaaaaaaaaacacttgaaaatGTGCATATCATTATTCATAATCTCTCAGAATGAATTGCTTGAAAACCTTCCCCGGCTTGCGCTTTTTCATTTAGTGCGGTGCTTACCTCGGGGTACCATTCATCAACCTAGATCCAAAAAAAAgatgtattaattattaaacCATGCAGACAAGAATTGGAAGAGCCCGTGTGAAAATGGAGGAACAAAATGCAACAATTGACCCCTTCGATAGAGGACCGTGAACTCGATACGGTGTATAAGAACGAACTGAAACTGAacgataaatatttatttgtgtgtaaagagagagagagagagcaagAGAGATGTCTTACACAGCAAAGTACATGCAAAGGCACACAAGAACACGAACatgtaattgtaatattttgcaaaatcaaTAAGAACCATAAGCAAGAGGGTCATTAAAGCTAGTACATTCACATATGTCAAATATGGGCCACAAACGAATAAAAGCGCGGAACCATGCAGAAACACTACGGTTGTGAGGTATGGGATGATTGATATACAGCCATTCACGAGTCACTGGAAGCGGTACATTGGTGTGATTAAATCGTGAGCATATATGGCCTCTACATACCGACGGTGACGACGGCGTTTTGTCGTCCTCTGCGAGTCCGTTTGTCTATTTATGTGATAAACATGTAAACTTGAAAATGGACATTAAACATGATACTATTGATACCTTTGTGGAAGTCTGTACGCCTTATTAAACgtatttaaactttcaaaataagGAAGTACATGAAACGACAGCTAAGAAATGTTACACGTACTAGTCCGATATAGGTGAGcgtatgaatataaaaaaatgtatattttcctaAAGATTTAATTGCTTTTATACATTGAGTTTcaataaaaccatttatcattAGTATCAACACTAAACTAATTTACAATCTGTACAAGTATGCatacaacaatgaaaatatgcaaatgtttAAACACGGACAATACCATATTATTGAAATTGAACAGACTAAACATGTTTCAGGCAAACGACATTAACACAATTTCCAATCAATCAGATCACTCGTTTTCAGAAACCTTACCACTCTCGAATACGGTCTGAATTCATCTCCGTATTTAACTTGGTATTTCATCTAAAGTGTCAAAGTACATCTTTTaccaaaaatattgaataatttttcaaaactgctAACGCAACTTCAAATCATGTGTTTAGATTGTTTTGATGCTGTTCTGAAaccaaattaaattatttatcaaactgATAAAACGACTTCACTTCAGGgtttttattgtttagattgtttatgtgttgttttgaaaccatataaaatttataaatgtattttttgaagTGTTTTGGAGTTTAGAAGTAATGTATTTCATCCAATTAAGATACTGTTAATTAAACTGCGTATTTCTGTATAATACGTGATGAAATCATCCGTGAATATTGAAAATCAGGTATATGATGCGAATACCCAGGAGGAAATCTTTGAACATTTACCAAAAGTctattcaaatacatgtactacgAATGTCAATGAACAACATATTAATTTCTAAGGAACCTTAAACCTCTAAGCATATATATGCAATAATTACGTTTCTAGTATACGTCTACTAATCGTTGACATGAATGATTAGGGTTATTATCTATTATCAACTAGGCTATTATCTAAACTATCTCCGTCTAGAGTAAGTTCTAGGCATTACCCATACTCTGTAGGACTCACCATTTGCTTCGAACCCGAGGCTTTTGGAGACTGATTCCCATTTTTTGAGTCTCCTTTCTTTTTGTGAgcatttgtaaaatgtttaatatatataagcgTTTTGTTCATTTATAGAGTATTATGCATGATAATAATGTGTATTTTAGTTGCTTGATAACCCACTAATAGTTTGGTGTCATTCGATAGAGTTGTATGGTACGAGCAAAACACACTGTAAATATATCGCGAAAACAAATAGCACAAGCCctgaaagattgcaaaataggtCTGATAAAGAAGCAATAactttatctaaaaaaaattcgctcatttatttaacatattataattattaagaaATCATAGATGTCATAAAACATATCTAAAGTATATGAGGTCACCGGccgaaataaaacaatattacagCAAATTGTACGACaccatgaaaaaatatatgttcacCGGATATCTTAAATACTGATATAGAAACTGTAGGGACAGGCCCAGTAGTCTAGCCTGTTGTGACATTATAAAGGCACCTATAAAATAAGGCAGTTAATGGTGTAAAATTGTAAGAAAACGCCAGGAttaaagtgataaaaaatatgtgcgaattaaaacaaatgaaaaacgtTTAGGACAAGTAAGCGACGACAGTTTTGGTCATCAGCTGATTAATTAAGTCATGTAATAGTAACATTGTTAACTGATTGTGATTGACAACGCAAAAATGCAAAAGCAGTTTctgattaaaacaatgaaaaaatgacTATAAATTAGCCGTGATAGGTTCAAGCAACCAAAGTAAGATAAAAACTACGTTATGTTATTCCTAACACGTACCACTTCTGTTTTAGCCCGCCTCATCTGTAGTCC comes from the Mya arenaria isolate MELC-2E11 chromosome 13, ASM2691426v1 genome and includes:
- the LOC128214157 gene encoding uncharacterized protein LOC128214157 isoform X6, with the translated sequence MGSGASTQVQQPTRPVTAPSGKAAINGSVQNGNAPKSAVDEWYPEGSRGGGQAGDPPNYHRSQIPPPRPPRTMKPDIFSLERYKEVDDYVLNAPPKLLVGNFNELIKYLTRSHDRWDDLCKVRAIFLWVTSIDVYNLKVDGVPPTHSPLEYFTKIQCNMGNHAHLISGLCQMAGIPCVIISGMNKSAAYDIGGRVDRKSMGAQWNAVYVNDDWRFLDAFWASACVVGRKTGEWTLVDSDGNVTQEDEESSEGTTQHRINEFYFFPDPDKIIWTHFPDEVQWQLLDRPVSQKEFEDHVYIRERFHYLGMKLMPNSHDKCLLTAKDGEIELVFSLPVKQSENSRFKYMLYQGQKSRNPDEEDLLLDRFVMFEHTANLLRFTIRFPLKGKFKMDVFGLDVIESDIFDLACTYIIQCNEAKKNCLPLPDVPPIGWGPGANAKEAGLKPITHDGAIIVTKDGNVEIRLAAEKNIQLHQMLKHALIDEATLSNYAVTRLENGEAVVNIRLPQGGEYALKLFADDAGKEGVAPNVLNYLIKSEGKNVNNAPFPNVSDGSLGQKPLSDNLGVKSLSHKGGNIQTKNGRSRVEFQARSGVQLMAELHSSDELACKRMMVTPKEENGKWVFDLDMPEQGEYSLNVFACSKNSTDRIYNVHSYLVKSDGRKLDGAEIDMRAQNKHSQTHVPIETVQTSDNEVLIPIPPGFDDVCASLHRRNANDPPNAHQVDIIEQDGIQLIRARLPEFGEYQLNLFDREKRAICRNIAKYQINRRPPGELYEDNTKMLMQNLGATQPIMEEDEDEYAAASSRADRNETDEDKNKRMEDQQQLDEEEQRRATRRQIQKAIDMKDPEMLERYIQAYERLNPAYDDEVLLKARKTLAALDAKEELTAACQRRDLDSLKKAIARAKEVNYDHQLDLQLALANRLRDQLERIEKLRHSVLNLDSKTIAEIKTYSNPPDGVHQSMMATFILLGNTPKEVRNWRTCQTLVGKTGKESLMRRISSFDPKDCSLSIAQMAKHMIENYSMSQIRDVSAGAATFFGWSLGMIEEIESTGGSGVGIISKAPQKQERPKTKAGRRR
- the LOC128214157 gene encoding uncharacterized protein LOC128214157 isoform X7; its protein translation is MGSGASTQVQQPTRPVTAPSGKAAINGSVQNGNAPKSAGSRGGGQAGDPPNYHRSQIPPPRPPRTMKPDIFSLERYKEVDDYVLNAPPKLLVGNFNELIKYLTRSHDRWDDLCKVRAIFLWVTSIDVYNLKVDGVPPTHSPLEYFTKIQCNMGNHAHLISGLCQMAGIPCVIISGMNKSAAYDIGGRVDRKSMGAQWNAVYVNDDWRFLDAFWASACVVGRKTGEWTLVDSDGNVTQEDEESSEGTTQHRINEFYFFPDPDKIIWTHFPDEVQWQLLDRPVSQKEFEDHVYIRERFHYLGMKLMPNSHDKCLLTAKDGEIELVFSLPVKQSENSRFKYMLYQGQKSRNPDEEDLLLDRFVMFEHTANLLRFTIRFPLKGKFKMDVFGLDVIESDIFDLACTYIIQCNEAKKNCLPLPDVPPIGWGPGANAKEAGLKPITHDGAIIVTKDGNVEIRLAAEKNIQLHQMLKHALIDEATLSNYAVTRLENGEAVVNIRLPQGGEYALKLFADDAGKEGVAPNVLNYLIKSEGKNVNNAPFPNVSDGSLGQKPLSDNLGVKSLSHKGGNIQTKNGRSRVEFQARSGVQLMAELHSSDELACKRMMVTPKEENGKWVFDLDMPEQGEYSLNVFACSKNSTDRIYNVHSYLVKSDGRKLDGAEIDMRAQNKHSQTHVPIETVQTSDNEVLIPIPPGFDDVCASLHRRNANDPPNAHQVDIIEQDGIQLIRARLPEFGEYQLNLFDREKRAICRNIAKYQINRRPPGELYEDNTKMLMQNLGATQPIMEEDEDEYAAASSRADRNETDEDKNKRMEDQQQLDEEEQRRATRRQIQKAIDMKDPEMLERYIQAYERLNPAYDDEVLLKARKTLAALDAKEELTAACQRRDLDSLKKAIARAKEVNYDHQLDLQLALANRLRDQLERIEKLRHSVLNLDSKTIAEIKTYSNPPDGVHQSMMATFILLGNTPKEVRNWRTCQTLVGKTGKESLMRRISSFDPKDCSLSIAQMAKHMIENYSMSQIRDVSAGAATFFGWSLGMIEEIESTGGSGVGIISKAPQKQERPKTKAGRRR
- the LOC128214157 gene encoding uncharacterized protein LOC128214157 isoform X5, whose product is MGSGASTQVQQPTRPVTAPSGKAAINGSVQNGNAPKSAGLQMRRAKTEVGSRGGGQAGDPPNYHRSQIPPPRPPRTMKPDIFSLERYKEVDDYVLNAPPKLLVGNFNELIKYLTRSHDRWDDLCKVRAIFLWVTSIDVYNLKVDGVPPTHSPLEYFTKIQCNMGNHAHLISGLCQMAGIPCVIISGMNKSAAYDIGGRVDRKSMGAQWNAVYVNDDWRFLDAFWASACVVGRKTGEWTLVDSDGNVTQEDEESSEGTTQHRINEFYFFPDPDKIIWTHFPDEVQWQLLDRPVSQKEFEDHVYIRERFHYLGMKLMPNSHDKCLLTAKDGEIELVFSLPVKQSENSRFKYMLYQGQKSRNPDEEDLLLDRFVMFEHTANLLRFTIRFPLKGKFKMDVFGLDVIESDIFDLACTYIIQCNEAKKNCLPLPDVPPIGWGPGANAKEAGLKPITHDGAIIVTKDGNVEIRLAAEKNIQLHQMLKHALIDEATLSNYAVTRLENGEAVVNIRLPQGGEYALKLFADDAGKEGVAPNVLNYLIKSEGKNVNNAPFPNVSDGSLGQKPLSDNLGVKSLSHKGGNIQTKNGRSRVEFQARSGVQLMAELHSSDELACKRMMVTPKEENGKWVFDLDMPEQGEYSLNVFACSKNSTDRIYNVHSYLVKSDGRKLDGAEIDMRAQNKHSQTHVPIETVQTSDNEVLIPIPPGFDDVCASLHRRNANDPPNAHQVDIIEQDGIQLIRARLPEFGEYQLNLFDREKRAICRNIAKYQINRRPPGELYEDNTKMLMQNLGATQPIMEEDEDEYAAASSRADRNETDEDKNKRMEDQQQLDEEEQRRATRRQIQKAIDMKDPEMLERYIQAYERLNPAYDDEVLLKARKTLAALDAKEELTAACQRRDLDSLKKAIARAKEVNYDHQLDLQLALANRLRDQLERIEKLRHSVLNLDSKTIAEIKTYSNPPDGVHQSMMATFILLGNTPKEVRNWRTCQTLVGKTGKESLMRRISSFDPKDCSLSIAQMAKHMIENYSMSQIRDVSAGAATFFGWSLGMIEEIESTGGSGVGIISKAPQKQERPKTKAGRRR